The Eubacterium ventriosum genome includes the window ACTCTTTCTTTGATGGTTAAAGAATCTTCCGGCTGTTCTTCTTTTTCCAATTGAAAATATGTAACCTGATTCATATGCACGCACAAGTCTATTCGGTCTATTAGCGGACCGCTTATTTTTTCCATGTATTTCTTTACTTCCTGCTCTGTGCAAGTACATTTGTTCATGTCAGGGTAGTAACCACATTTGCAGGGATTCATTGCCCCTATCAAAATAAATTTAGCCGGAAATTCATATGTTCCTCCGCTTCGGGACACAATAATCTTCTCATCCTCCAATGGTTGTCTTAATGTTTCAATTACCTGCCTTGAAAATTCAGGCAATTCGTCAAGAAACAGTATTCCCCCGTGCGCCTGTGTAATCTCCCCGGGTTTAGGATTAAATCCACCTCCAATCATTGCCGAAACTGTTGCCGTGTGATGTGGACTTCTCACAGGTCTGGTCTTCACAAGGCTTCCTGAAAGATTTCCTGCCACACTTTGTATTTTTGATATTTCTATTTGTTCTTCCAATGTCATGTCAGGAAGTATGGATGGCATTGTTTTTGCTATAATGGATTTTCCTACTCCCGGACTTCCCATCATTAACATATTATGCATTCCTGCCGCCGCTATTTCCGATGCTTTCCTTGCCTGAATCTGTCCTTTTATATTTTTAAAATCGTATTTGTAATCTTCTGTTTCCTGTGGAATGATTTTTATTTCAGGCGGTTTCATATTAGTTGCCAAAATCATTACCAGTTGATTAAGATTCTCTACCCCGATTATTTCCAAGTCTTTTATAAAATCACATTCGCCTACGTTTTCAATTGGAACATAGCACTTCTTAATTCCCTGTTCCATCGCTGACAGCGCCAGTGGCAACACTCCGTTAATCTTTACAATGTCCCCGTTAAGGCTTAATTCTCCTATGAACATTTTGTCATCTACTGTGCAGTTAATCAGTCCCATTGACATAAGTATGGATACTGCCACAGGCAGGTCAAAATAGGTTCCCGTCTTTCTAATATTAGCCGGCGAAAAATTTATTGTAATTCGCTTAGGCGGTATCATAAAACCTGAATTCTTAATTGCTGTTCTAACACGTTCTCTGGATTCTTTAATATTGGATGCTAAAAGGCCTACCATATCAAAAGATGGCAGGCCATTACATACGTCTGTTTCCACAATAACAGGTTGGGTGTCAATTCCGGTTATTGCGGCACATTTTATCTTACATACCATATAAGTCCCCCGCTTTCCTTTAGTATTTTGATTATATATTTAGTTTTGTTTTTTAACAAAATCTAACATATTTTCTGACTATTTTTCTTTATTTCTGAAGCCAGTTTATGTTGCATTTTGTTTTAAGTGTTTCATTTGTAATGTAGTTTTATCACATTCTATATGAATTATCAAGAGCTTTTTTTAATTTTTCTAAAGCTCTTTTTTCTATTCTGCTTACATAGCTTCTTGATATGCCAAGTTTTTCCCCAACCTTTTTCTGAGTCATTGGCTTCTTGCCATCCAATCCGTATCTCCAGACAATTATTTCTTTTTCTCTTTCATTTAAAATCTGTGCCACATATTTCTGAACAAGGCTGATATTCTCGGCTTTTTCTATTTGTTCAAGCGTATCCATTTCATCATTTTCAACCACGTCTATAAGGCTTATGGTATTTCCCTCTTTGTCCGTTCCAATAGGCTCGTTTAATGACACATCCTTGCTTCTCTTTTTTTCCGCTCTAAGCATCATTAGAAGTTCGTTTTCTATACACTTTGCAGCGTAAGTTACAAGGCGATTCCCCTTGTCAGGATTATATGTGTTAACAGCTTTTATAAGTCCAACTATTCCAATGGAAATAAGATCCTGGTTTTCCCTGTTCTCATCATAATATTTTTTTACAACATGGGCAACAAGTCTTAAATTCCTCTCAATCAGTATGTCCTTAGCTTTTTTATCCCCAAGCCTCATTTTTTCGATATAAATCTTTTCTTCATCAGGGGTAAGAGGTTCCAAAAAAGTTTTCAAGCCGGATACCTTTCGACATACTTAATCTAGTTTATGCTTTACCTGACTTCTTTGTGCCTGTACTCTAAAAAGAAAAAAACTTGAAAAGTTACTTATCTAAGTTCTCTCCAAGTCTTTTTATATTAACATTTATTCTGCTTTCATTCTAAGTATGTCTCCGGCCTCCGGTACCTGGTCAAGCTTTATTGTAATAATCTGCTTTGGATGCGGACAACTTTCCATTGCCACTCCATCCTGATCTGTAATCGATATTACATTAGCTTCAATATCTCTTCCGTCAGCTTTCATTATTTCGATTTTATCACCTACGCAGAATTTGTTTTTCTGCTCAATTACAAAACTTCCATCTTCCAAAGGTTCCCCTGATATTCCAAGATATACATAATCTCGTTCATAAACGTTACAATCATATATCTGTGTTGTTTCATCAGGTTTTCCAAAGAAAAATCCTGTTGTATACTGTCTGTAAGTACACTGTGAAATTAGTGTTTTGTATTTTGGAATGTTTTCTTCGTACTTCTTTGGATTTTCAAAATAATCATCAATTGCCATTCTGTATGTTCTGGCAACTGTTGCCACATAAAGAGCTGTCTTCATTCTTCCTTCTATTTTGAAGCTGTCAATTCCTGCGTCCACAAGTTCAGGAATATGGTCAATCATGCATAAATCCTTTGAGTTGAAAATGTATGTTCCACGCTCATTTTCTTCTACAGGCATATATTGGCCCGGTCTTGATTCTTCCACTACTGCA containing:
- a CDS encoding peptidase U32 family protein gives rise to the protein MKKPELLVPASSLEVLKTAVRYGADAVYIGGEVFGLRAKAKNFSLEEMKEGVEFAHRYNVKVYVTANILAHNSDIEPVKAYFNDLKKVKPDALIIADPAIFTIAKEMLPDMELHISTQANNTNYGTYNFWHSLGAKRVVSARELSISEIKDIRNHIPDDLEIETFVHGAMCISYSGRCLLSSFMAGRDANKGACTHPCRWKYAVVEESRPGQYMPVEENERGTYIFNSKDLCMIDHIPELVDAGIDSFKIEGRMKTALYVATVARTYRMAIDDYFENPKKYEENIPKYKTLISQCTYRQYTTGFFFGKPDETTQIYDCNVYERDYVYLGISGEPLEDGSFVIEQKNKFCVGDKIEIMKADGRDIEANVISITDQDGVAMESCPHPKQIITIKLDQVPEAGDILRMKAE
- a CDS encoding YifB family Mg chelatase-like AAA ATPase, giving the protein MVCKIKCAAITGIDTQPVIVETDVCNGLPSFDMVGLLASNIKESRERVRTAIKNSGFMIPPKRITINFSPANIRKTGTYFDLPVAVSILMSMGLINCTVDDKMFIGELSLNGDIVKINGVLPLALSAMEQGIKKCYVPIENVGECDFIKDLEIIGVENLNQLVMILATNMKPPEIKIIPQETEDYKYDFKNIKGQIQARKASEIAAAGMHNMLMMGSPGVGKSIIAKTMPSILPDMTLEEQIEISKIQSVAGNLSGSLVKTRPVRSPHHTATVSAMIGGGFNPKPGEITQAHGGILFLDELPEFSRQVIETLRQPLEDEKIIVSRSGGTYEFPAKFILIGAMNPCKCGYYPDMNKCTCTEQEVKKYMEKISGPLIDRIDLCVHMNQVTYFQLEKEEQPEDSLTIKERVNRAVQIQRERYANEKFKFNSQLSGENIKKYCKLNKEEQHLMEKIYTTMDLSIRAYDKIIKVARTIADLKQHEKIQQGDIAEAVSYRPVLFK
- the sigK gene encoding RNA polymerase sporulation sigma factor SigK, which encodes MKTFLEPLTPDEEKIYIEKMRLGDKKAKDILIERNLRLVAHVVKKYYDENRENQDLISIGIVGLIKAVNTYNPDKGNRLVTYAAKCIENELLMMLRAEKKRSKDVSLNEPIGTDKEGNTISLIDVVENDEMDTLEQIEKAENISLVQKYVAQILNEREKEIIVWRYGLDGKKPMTQKKVGEKLGISRSYVSRIEKRALEKLKKALDNSYRM